One stretch of Mangifera indica cultivar Alphonso chromosome 9, CATAS_Mindica_2.1, whole genome shotgun sequence DNA includes these proteins:
- the LOC123225354 gene encoding UDP-glycosyltransferase 88B1-like, translating into MLDGAIVLYPCPGSGHLVSMVELGKLILSNHPSFSISIIIPTAPFETAATHDYIATVSTAIPSITFYHLPSVVLPQNAFFSAKDFPALVYQLGQLNNPNLYETLLAISKRSNIKAFVIDFFCNASFQVSSSLNISTYYYFTSGANNFSYLIYFPKIHRSLNKSLKDLDDMKLEVPGSPSIRAKDMPEITLDRTTYEYRCFVETAFNMTKSSGIIVNSFELFEERACRALANGECAPDDTMPAVYFIGPVVNEKNDGCGKEKHECLSWLDNQPSQSVVFLCFGSMGVFSTKQLKEIAIGLERSGIRFLWVVRTPPPNDETVEKLAETDPSTESFLPEGFLERTKDRGHVVKSWAPQVAVLSHDSVAGFVSHCGWNSVLEAVCAGVPMLAWPLYAEQKMNQTFLVEEMKVALPVKASEEGLVSAAELEKRVTELMEWDKGKAVRERVKAMKEGAAAATSDGGSSRVALAKLAESFKQG; encoded by the coding sequence ATGTTGGACGGCGCAATTGTTCTATATCCCTGTCCAGGAAGCGGCCACCTAGTCTCCATGGTTGAGCTAGGCAAGCTTATTCTCTCCAACCATCCTTCTTTCTCAATCTCCATCATTATCCCCACGGCACCCTTTGAAACCGCTGCCACTCACGACTATATAGCCACCGTATCCACTGCCATACCCTCCATCACCTTCTACCACCTCCCATCCGTCGTTCTCCCTCAGAACGCTTTCTTTTCTGCAAAGGATTTCCCAGCCCTAGTTTACCAGCTTGGTCAACTCAACAACCCTAATCTCTATGAAACCCTCTTGGCTATTTCCAAGCGCTCAAATATCAAAGCCTTTGTTATTGATTTCTTCTGCAATGCCTCGTTCCAAGTCTCGTCAAGTCTCAATATCTCAACGTATTATTACTTCACCTCTGGAGCAAACAACTTTTCATATTTGATTTACTTCCCCAAGATTCATAGAAGCTTAAACAAGAGCTTGAAAGATCTTGATGACATGAAATTAGAAGTCCCCGGTTCACCATCCATTAGAGCAAAAGACATGCCAGAAATAACGCTTGATCGTACGACTTATGAGTATCGATGCTTCGTGGAAACTGCCTTCAACATGACGAAATCTTCAGGGATAATAGTAAACTCGTTtgaattgtttgaagaaagagCCTGTAGAGCACTAGCCAATGGAGAATGTGCACCAGACGACACTATGCCAGCAGTATATTTCATAGGCCCGGTGGTGAATGAAAAGAATGACGGCTGTGGTAAAGAAAAACACGAGTGCCTGAGTTGGCTTGACAATCAACCGAGTCAGAGCGtagtgtttttatgttttggaAGCATGGGAGTTTTCTCTACAAAGCAGTTGAAAGAAATTGCAATCGGTTTAGAAAGAAGCGGCATTAGGTTTTTGTGGGTGGTGCGTACTCCACCGCCGAACGATGAGACAGTGGAAAAGTTAGCAGAAACTGATCCAAGCACAGAGTCTTTCTTGCCGGAAGGCTTTTTGGAGAGGACAAAAGATAGAGGACACGTAGTGAAATCATGGGCGCCACAGGTGGCTGTACTGAGTCATGACTCAGTAGCCGGGTTCGTCAGTCACTGTGGTTGGAACTCAGTTCTGGAAGCGGTGTGTGCTGGGGTACCTATGTTGGCTTGGCCATTATACGCAGAGCAAAAGATGAATCAAACCTTCTTGGTCGAGGAGATGAAGGTAGCCTTGCCAGTTAAGGCGTCAGAGGAGGGGTTGGTGAGTGCAGCCGAGTTAGAGAAACGAGTCACTGAATTGATGGAGTGGGACAAAGGTAAAGCAGTAAGAGAGCGGGTCAAAGCAATGAAAGAGGGAGCTGCGGCGGCCACCAGCGACGGTGGGTCATCTCGTGTCGCCTTAGCCAAGTTAGCCGAATCATTTAAACAAGGATGA
- the LOC123226540 gene encoding uncharacterized protein LOC123226540: protein MASSGYQVEVTISSAQDLKNVNWRYGPNRPYAVVWVDPNEKRSCKVDEDGDTCPHWGDILTIPLPGPVDSETTLFVDIVHAGKEEDTKKLIGSARLKLKEVLDEVRHARTLTLKRPSGRPQGKVDVKNIRVIEPRYPPRDAYNAPPYGSPAPPSYGGYVFVAPVLLFFYIVKEKNLWPCFCISPLK, encoded by the coding sequence ATGGCATCTTCTGGCTATCAAGTAGAGGTGACCATCTCCTCCGCCCAAGACCTCAAGAACGTCAACTGGCGCTACGGCCCCAATAGGCCATACGCTGTCGTCTGGGTCGATCCTAACGAAAAGCGCTCCTGCAAGGTCGACGAAGACGGTGACACTTGTCCTCACTGGGGCGACATACTTACCATCCCTTTACCTGGCCCCGTCGACAGTGAAACCACTCTCTTCGTCGACATTGTCCATGCTGGCAAAGAGGAGGATACCAAGAAACTCATCGGCTCCGCTCGTCTTAAGCTCAAAGAAGTTCTTGATGAAGTCAGGCATGCCCGTACTTTGACTCTCAAGCGACCATCTGGTAGGCCTCAGGGGAAAGTTGACGTAAAAAACATAAGAGTCATTGAACCCCGATATCCTCCACGAGATGCGTATAACGCACCTCCTTATGGGTCTCCTGCTCCGCCATCATACGGTGGGTATGTTTTTGTGGCACCAGTGCTACTCTTCTTTTACATAGTGAAAGAGAAGAATTTGTGGCCATGTTTTTGTATTTCTCCATTAAAATGA
- the LOC123225297 gene encoding UDP-glycosyltransferase 88B1-like has product MSDGEIVLYPCQGSGHLVSMVEFGKLFLSNHPSFSISIIIPTAPFETTATHDYIATVSTAIPSITFYRLPPVVPPQNALFSAKDFPALAYQLGQLNNPNLHETLLAISKRSNIKAFVIDFFCNASFQVSSSLNIPTYYFFVSGANNFSHFIYFPKIHRKLTQSLKDLDDMKLDVPGSPSIRAKDMLQLTLDRASYEYQCFVETAINMTKSSGIIVNSFELFEERACKALANGECAPDDSMPAVYFIGPVVNEKNDGGDKVKHECLSWLDNQPSQSVVFLCFGSMGVFSTKQLKEIAIGLERSGVRYLWVVRTPPPNDETVEKLAETDPSIESFLPEGFLERTKDRGHVVKSWAPQAAVLSHDSVAGFVTHCGWNSVLEAMCAGVPMLAWPLYAEQKMSRTFLVEEMKVALPVKASEEGLVSAAELEKRITELMEWEKGKAVREQVKVMKEGAAAATSDGGSSRVALAKLAESFKQG; this is encoded by the coding sequence ATGTCGGACGGCGAAATTGTTCTATATCCCTGTCAGGGAAGTGGCCACTTAGTCTCCATGGTTGAGTTTGGCAAACTCTTTCTCTCAAACCACCCTTCTTTCTCAATCTCCATCATTATCCCCACTGCACCATTCGAAACCACCGCCACTCACGACTATATAGCCACCGTATCCACCGCCATACCCTCCATCACCTTCTATCGCCTCCCACCCGTCGTTCCCCCTCAAAATGCTCTCTTTTCTGCAAAAGATTTCCCAGCCCTAGCTTACCAGCTTGGTCAACTTAACAACCCTAATCTCCATGAAACCCTCTTGGCTATTTCCAAGCGCTCAAACATCAAAGCCTTTGTTATTGATTTCTTCTGCAACGCCTCGTTCCAAGTCTCGTCAAGTCTCAACATCCCAACGTATTATTTCTTCGTCTCTGGAGCAAACaacttttctcattttatttacttCCCCAAGATTCATAGAAAATTAACCCAGAGCTTGAAAGATCTAGACGACATGAAATTAGATGTCCCTGGCTCACCGTCCATTAGAGCAAAAGACATGCTGCAGCTAACACTTGATCGTGCGAGTTATGAGTATCAATGCTTCGTGGAAACTGCCATCAACATGACAAAATCTTCAGGGATAATAGTAAACTCGTTtgaattgtttgaagaaagggCTTGTAAAGCACTAGCCAATGGAGAATGTGCACCAGACGACTCTATGCCAGCCGTATATTTCATAGGCCCGGTGGTGAATGAAAAGAATGACGGTGGTGATAAAGTAAAACACGAGTGCCTGAGTTGGCTTGACAATCAACCGAGTCAAAGTGtagtgtttttatgttttggaAGCATGGGAGTTTTCTCTACAAAGCAGTTGAAAGAAATTGCAATCGGTTTAGAAAGAAGCGGCGTTAGGTATTTGTGGGTGGTGCGTACTCCACCGCCGAACGATGAGACAGTGGAAAAGTTAGCAGAAACTGATCCAAGCATAGAGTCTTTCTTGCCGGAAGGCTTTTTGGAGAGGACAAAAGATAGAGGACACGTAGTGAAATCATGGGCGCCACAGGCGGCTGTACTGAGTCATGACTCAGTAGCCGGGTTCGTCACTCACTGTGGTTGGAACTCAGTTCTGGAAGCGATGTGTGCTGGGGTGCCTATGTTGGCTTGGCCATTGTACGCAGAGcaaaaaatgagtcgaacctTCTTGGTGGAGGAGATGAAGGTAGCCTTGCCAGTTAAGGCGTCAGAGGAGGGGTTGGTGAGTGCAGCCGAGTTAGAGAAACGAATCACTGAATTGATGGAGTGGGAAAAAGGTAAAGCAGTAAGGGAGCAGGTCAAAGTAATGAAAGAGGGAGCTGCAGCGGCCACTAGCGACGGTGGGTCATCTCGTGTCGCCTTAGCCAAGTTAGCCGAATCATTTAAACAAGGTTGA
- the LOC123225120 gene encoding ABC transporter G family member 4-like, which produces MEDQSPTPLKTYKLTASSISYIKSSSSIVPSFLYKACTSTPPSHILRDVSLTAYPSQILAIVGPSGAGKSTLLDILAARISPTNGTLLLNSSPINPSSFRKLSVYVPQHDACIPSLTVSETFAFSARLLVPNPSQIDTIVSYLLTELRLTHLANTRLAHGLSGGERRRVSIGLSLLHNPAVLLLDEPTSGLDSSSAYNVMQILKTIAISRHRTVILSIHQPSFKILSTIDEILMLSKGTVVHHGTLSSLQTLLLSNGFTVPPQLNALEYTMEILNQLQESHKSITPPSLPSSPTHTTSNSVSSDHDVKNIRHRSSRIQEICTLYHRSWKIIYRTRQLLLTNTLEALIVGLVLGTIYINIGYDKQGIEKRFGLFAFTLTFLLSSTTETLPIFINERAILLRETSSGVYRLSSYLIANSLVFLPYLLAVAMIYSFSVYFLVGLCGSWQAFAYFVLVMWIIVLMANSFVLFLSSLAPNYIAGTSLVTILLGAFFLFSGYFISKDSLPKYWLFMHFFSMYKYALDALLINEYSCLASRCFIWYEENSTCMVTGRDVLQKRGLHERQRWTNIYFLIGFFVLYRVLCFMVLLKRVSQSKK; this is translated from the coding sequence ATGGAAGATCAGTCACCAACACCACTCAAAACCTACAAATTAACAGCATCCTCGATCTCTTATATCAAATCAAGTTCCTCCATTGTACCTTCCTTCCTTTACAAAGCTTGCACATCAACACCTCCATCTCACATTCTCCGTGATGTCTCACTCACTGCCTATCCATCTCAAATCCTCGCCATTGTTGGTCCAAGTGGAGCAGGAAAATCCACTCTTCTTGACATTTTAGCAGCCCGAATTTCACCCACAAATGGCACTCTTCTTCTCAATTCTTCCCCAATCAACCCTTCCTCATTCCGCAAGCTTTCCGTTTATGTCCCTCAACATGATGCCTGTATCCCCTCGCTCACTGTCTCTGAAACTTTCGCCTTCTCAGCACGCCTTCTTGTTCCTAATCCATCGCAAATTGACACCATTGTCTCTTATCTTCTCACAGAGCTCAGGTTGACTCACTTGGCCAATACTCGGCTTGCTCATGGTTTATCAGGTGGTGAGCGTAGAAGAGTCTCCATTGGCCTGAGTCTCCTCCATAACCCAGCTGTTTTGCTCCTTGATGAGCCCACTTCAGGGCTGGATAGTAGCTCGGCTTACAACGTGATGCAGATCCTCAAAACCATCGCTATTTCACGCCACCGGACTGTGATTTTATCCATACATCAACCAAGTTTCAAGATCCTTTCTACAATTGATGAAATTCTCATGCTGTCAAAAGGGACTGTTGTGCACCATGGAACACTTTCATCGCTACAAACTTTATTGCTCTCCAATGGCTTTACTGTTCCCCCTCAACTTAACGCCCTTGAATACACCATGGAAATACTAAACCAGCTCCAGGAGAGCCATAAATCTATTACACCGCCATCTCTCCCTTCATCACCAACGCATACTACAAGCAATTCTGTTTCTTCCGATCatgatgtgaaaaatatcaggCATAGAAGCTCAAGGATCCAGGAAATCTGCACTCTATATCACAGATCTTGGAAGATCATTTACAGAACAAGGCAGCTGCTTTTGACTAACACCTTAGAAGCTCTTATTGTAGGCCTTGTTCTAGGAACAATCTACATCAATATTGGCTATGACAAGCAAGGAATAGAGAAAAGGTTCGGTCTTTTTGCCTTCACTCTTACTTTCCTTCTCTCCTCCACAACTGAGACTCTTCCGATCTTCATAAATGAAAGGGCAATTCTACTGCGAGAAACTTCAAGTGGGGTTTACCGGCTGTCGAGTTATCTCATAGCAAATTCCCTTGTTTTTTTGCCATACTTGCTTGCAGTTGCAATGATATACTCCTTCTCGGTCTACTTCTTAGTGGGGCTTTGTGGTTCTTGGCAAGCTTTTGCTTACTTTGTTTTGGTCATGTGGATCATAGTTCTAATGGCTAATTCATTTGTTCTCTTCTTGAGCTCTCTTGCACCAAATTACATCGCCGGAACTTCCCTTGTAACAATACTTCTCGGcgctttctttctcttctccgGCTACTTCATTTCCAAAGACAGTTTGCCAAAGTACTGGCTCTTCATGCACTTCTTTTCAATGTATAAATATGCCCTCGACGCCCTCCTCATCAATGAGTATTCTTGCCTGGCGTCAAGGTGTTTCATTTGGTACGAAGAGAACAGCACGTGCATGGTGACAGGAAGAGACGTGTTGCAAAAAAGAGGACTCCATGAAAGGCAGAGATGGACAAACATCTATTTCTTAATAGGATTCTTCGTGCTTTATCGTGTGCTTTGTTTCATGGTTTTGCTTAAAAGGGTTTCACAATCAAAGAAGTGA